cgcacatacacctgtccgatgcagttatattgaatcgatgaagataatactgaaagtgtccgtgaccagataataagtgtgttaggtttttaggaggcgggaaccattgaggaattttgtacggacttgtgatccaatgaaatagcgttgtctcaggtccctcagtctgccaatgggtgtgccaatatgaattcaaaattttatgaaactgagttcgtaCTGACCGAATAGATAATTTGGCGTAGCGCACGAAGCCTGATTTCCCTCctaatgcagctgcagcgtcagctagctcatttcccaaaattcccatatggccaggtacatgaaacatttttataattttgcctgacgagattatatggttaagaagcagcttaatgttccgaattctttcatcgttatcagtgagacttgaaagcttcattagaagcgatagacagtctgtgtaaatgtgggctggcgtgttaaagttgtttgtaaaaacgaaatgaagggcttcttgtgtgtgtgtgcgtgtgtgtgtgtccgcgCATCCATACGTTAGTCTGCACTTTTTTCGAGTCGATTTTCGCATGCAGTCCTCCTCGTGACGAGACTTCTCGTACCGAGATACTTGTCTATACCGTACGCATACCAGTATATAGCCTTATAGTGACTTGTATGTTACCCGCCTCAATCTCAGTTAGACGCCGATGTCTAAACGGAGTGCCGCCAATAAACCGCTGAACTCGACCTCGAAGTCACTCTCGCTGGTTTTGTACGTACGCTCAGCTCAGTTTATAGCGACATGATCTTCCACCGTCAACAAACGGCGTCTTCCTCGCCTCATGCTGCAACGTTAAACCTATATACACAGCTGTGGCATGTCCCACTGGTCACACATGTGCgcggcttaaaaaaaaaaaaaaaaaaacagtactcgCGTATCACCGCTGATATCGCGAGGTCTTGGTGTGCACACTAAATGTTGAAATCGTACTTCTCACAGAAGGATGAGGTTCCAAAGCCACCCGTATATTCAGATATTGGCTCAACCACGTTTCCCCAACTCTGGCCCCTTGCGTGAAAGTGCGAATGGATCGTGAAATACGCATCGTTCCAAGCTATATCATTGACCTCCTTTTTCGCTGTGTCCTGTCGTCGATATTCGAGGTTCAGCGCTTTCTCGCAAGCCTTTACGCACGTTTGTCCATAGGCGAAAGTCGAAACCTTAGTTGTTTTTTAACCGTGCAGCACGGGTGAATTCCACAAGAATGGATGTCTTtcaataagagagagagagagaccgggGGAGGGGGTTACGACAGACTATGTCAGGAAACGGACGACCAGCTGAATGACATGGTGCAGCGCTACGCTGGGCCGTGTGAAAAAAGGACTCGCCACAGCGCTGAACACAATTGACGCGCTGACGCGAGCGGTTTCCTTAGCCTGGAAAAGGGTGCTGGCTGCGCTTCCGTTTGAAGTCGAATCGACGCGGAAGCCACGACAGCGGCATTCTTTCCGGGGGGGCGTCGCTTCCTACTTCAAATCGATGTTCTCCGTCGTCCGCTGTTtagggcttttctttttttttttcgcacattaGATGCGTCGCTTTGTTTTTTCCCACCTATTTTGTGGGCTTCATCGTTTGTGAACCGTTGGACGACGAATGGTGCATTTTCTCTAATGTGAGCCTTTTGATcggaataatgaaaaaaaaatgaaaggttcATAGGACAAAATGTTTCGAATGCAGGCTGTAAGGAGACATACAGAATGGTTTCGAATTTACTTTAGCAAACCGCTGTCCTTTTACGACCGCAGGATAGCGATTTTGTTCGAACGGTGGTAGGCAATCTCACCAGTATAGTGAAGCACATGTGTAGTGACAATCCAGTCTCGTTATAGGAACTAAAGATTACGACTTTACATACCAAAAACTCCCAATGTTTTCCCGAGCTATGCATACGATCTCTTTTGTATCAcagatgtgtctcttttttttgtagaTGCGGATGCAAGGTAAACGAGCAGGCGGCTACTTAGGTAACTTGTGCCATATTCATGCAAAATGCCAAAGTGCGAGAGAAACTGGAACCGCGATGTGTCGCTGACTCTACACTTTGATACGTCAAGTTCCACTTGCATTCGATGTGCGCACACTCTGCACGTTGAGCTGCTATTGGGGTTTGTAATTCTACGTGCGTGTAGAGTATGGACGCAAAAGAAACGCCATTGCAGTAGTAGATGCAATGTTTCCCTTTCTCTTCTTGTTTCTGTATTTGTGGCAACCAACACAACAGGGCTCTTGTATTGACATTCAAGTTACAGTGATAGCCAGCTAGTAGCACTATCTCGACAGCAAGTCTTTCCTGCGGGGCGCGTCAACCTAATAAACTATGCGTCTCACCACTGCACGAAGCGCTCGCTCATGTGCGCTACAGGGTAGCAAAACTCGTTCACTTTTAGACATTAAATACTACAAATAGCCGCCGTTTCCTCTCCCATGTGTGAGTCGCTTTCGTTCGTTCGTGTGTTCTTTCGAATCTCGGCATTTTACAAACGTCGTCCGCGCGAATGCTCGGTTCCCACGTGGGACGCACGTATTCCGGCGTGCAGAGCGCCCTCTACGCACCTTCCTTCTCCTTCGCATTTGGGTCTGGCCGGAGAGCTTCCGCCGTGGTTACATTTTGTGGCGGGGAATTATTTATGACCTAGTTGATTTTCATGGCCATCTTATGGCCCGCTCGACGAGATAAGTGCCGCCGCGAACGCACGCCCGTTGCGGAAGAGCGCGTATCTAAAATGCGGGATCGTACAGCACCGGCCCTTATTGCCATACCTCAAGCCCAAGATCCGGTGCGTCTTCGCTCCACATCCTCTCCCAGTCTACCCCTCGCTATCCAATACCGCGCAGTATTGTCGAGGCTAAGAGGAAAGTTGTATCTGTACTTTCACTACTAGAACTTTGTGGAACTAGAGCAAAGAAGTAAGCGCCGACTTCTCGGTAGTGCGCTTACTACACGTTGAACAGACTCAAGCCCGTGTCGCTCTTGAAAGCAAATATATTTGACACTGCCATTCGTGAAAACGTTAACCGAAGCTTGTTAAATCTAGCTGTCTAAGCCTGTACGTTCAGCGTCAATGCGTGGTTATTTGTTCTCAGCGGACATCCCTACAGCGCCGATTGGTCTATGACGATTGGTCTGACGCGACCGTCACGTCTCCCAGTACTGTATCGTTTTATTAGGAACACTCGACGTAGATGTCGATCACAGCATTCTtcttatatatgtgtgtgcacaTGCGCCTTCGCGGAGAAGCAGCTCTTGGCGAAATAGTGGCGCGCTATCTTtattgcgccccccccccccattttttttttttgtggcaactCAGTATTAGGCGCGCCCAAGACAGGCGTTTCGtgtgcactcttaaaaaaagggtTGTAATACTTACTAAGTTTCACTTACTAAgtgcttgtcacatatgttactaccctcttagtaactggAGTTAGTAACAAGAGGCTTAGTAACCGCTACTAAGCAAGTATGTTAGTAACGGATACTACCATCTTAGTAACAGGTGCTACCCTCTTAGTAACAGAAGTTGCAGCATCTTAGTAACAtatactaccctcttagtaactgaaGCAAGCAGCGTGTTAGTAACAAGTACTACCCCCTTAGTAACTGAATCAAGCAGCATGTTAGTAAcagatactaccctcttagtaacagAAGAAAGCAGTACCTTAGTAAcagatactaccctcttagtaacagGTTCTACTATTTTAGTAACTACAGCAAGCAGTCTGTTAGTAACAAATACTACCTTCTTAgtaactgcagcaagcagcatgctCGTAACAGATAGtaccctcttagtaactgaaGCAAGCAGTATCTTAGTAATagatactaccctcttagtaactgcAGCAAGAAGTCTGTTAGTAAcagatactaccctcttagtaactgcagcaagcagcatgttAGTAACAcatactaccctcttagtaactgaagcaagcagcctcttagtaacagatactaccctcttagtaaaTAAAGCAAGCAGCATGTTTGTAACAAATACTACCCTCTTAGCAACCAGTTAGTAATTGGTCCTAACCACTTACTAAGTGCAAATCGTAACACGTCCCACACTACTTGATAAAAACATTACGAACTTAGAAACTTCAGTAACATACTAATCGCTAATCACTCTCCGACTGCTTTAGTTGCACGGTAAAGTGCAGGAAACCTCAGATAATGAGAGGATCCCAAATATAGGTGAAGTGCGGCTCTACAACTAGATTTCTTGTGCATGTTGTTGGTGAAAGGCTTTCTGCAGACATGACGAAAACCACAAGTTTCATCATCTAACATGCCATAAATACATAACTTTCAGCATTTGATACACACACTTCAATCTTTATTATATAAGCTCTGCTTATTGCACATTGCTGTCAGATCAGCTCTTGATCGACGAAATCGTCCTTAAAAGTAGTGGTGCTCTGGGCACACTTGGTAGTCCACAAAAGTACTCGAGGAGCGTTAAGGTGTTTTTGTTACTCTCCGAGTACATGATGTCCAGTACCCAATACAGTTCCATGATAGCCGTCATGCCGGCTATAACATCGACGACATGAATGTTGAATGCCTCAAACACTACGGTCATTTCTTCGGCCTCTCTGATACTTGTTCCCTCAAAACAAAGAGCAGGGTAGATGTCCTGTAAAGTTAAACATTAGTATTAGCCATTAGCAGAATCAAAATGCTAAAAAATGGAAAAGAGCAAATTTTTTTCAAATGGTGACAACGAATAAtaaaagaaacaacacaaatgagaGTTGACTCGTGACTCAAATTTCATTGCACATGAAACGTATATATTGTCACAGAGTCATGATCCGGACGAAGCAAGCAGTCGGGCTGCCGAAGATTAAATCTTTATttcgctgaacttgtggccgcgAAAGGAAAAGACACTTTGCAAATAATGTACAGCCGCAGTCACGTCTGCGTATAGTGCACGAGCAGCCGGCGTTGCTCTGTGGCAAGACACCTTGCGGCCGTTGTAGGTTGTGACGCCGCGTGCACAGGAGCATGCGCGGCCTTACAAACGTGCAGGCCTGCTCTGCACGGGTGACAACGTTGGCAGGTGTGCTTGTTTAACCAAAAATCCGCGCTCGCTCAAGGCACTTTGGTCATATCTATTGCATAAGAAGAGgcgcgtttcgactgataacacacgCTGCAAAACAACGCACTCTTTGTGATCGTTTTGATTCTGTGGCCgtctagactttttttttccgcAGCTGTTGGCATCATCATATCTACATATAATCGCATGCCTCAAAAAagccacaaagcttgcatcattGGTGCAGGCTCGCTATATCCATCAAAATGCCCTTTGTTTTATGAAATAGATGTGACGAAAGTGCCCTGAGGGATCGCGAATCTTTGGCTAAACAGGTACACTTTCCACCATTCTCACCTGTGCAAAACAGGCCCGCATGTCTGTAAAGCTGTGCATGCTCCTGTGCACGCGACATCACAACCCGCAATGACCACACAAGGTGTCGTGCCGCAAAGCAAGGCCGGCTGCTCACGCGCTATACGCAGACGTGGCCCATCTGTACATTGCACTGTTAGTGGCGAACAAAGCGATGTCCATTGGTCCTCTGACAGGTGGTAAAGCGTGCTTGTTTTTATACATGTGCGATCAAAGATTCCAGCATTATCAATGGTGGCCGCGTAATCACTCAACGAAGCAAGACTACAGTCGACGTCGGATTTCCCGGACGCCCAAAATTCCGGACATGCCCGATTTCCCGGACTCATCTGCGGCACCGTCAAGTTCCCcatagagtcaatgtattaaaaagtccGAAATTCCGGACGCTTATAGCCTTTGGCATCCAATTTCCCGTACTTTTTACTGTTAACCGCCGACCGAAAGTTACCATTGACGccgccattttgtttgtttttatatcCTCGAACCCGCCATACTCGCACCGTTGCCAACTCCCGCACCGCGCCGCGGCTGCCGTAACCTCGAAACCGCATGTGTCAATCTATTGCTAGCCGCGGCTTAGCCAAGCCAAACCTCGCTGAGTTCGTTCACGTGTTGTTTTGTCAGCTCTGCAGTCGTGCCTGCGGTTGATCGTTTGCTGCTGCGCGCTATCTTCAGTGATCACGTTTCCCGACCTCCAGCATCCATCGAGTTCCTAGCCGTTTCGTGCTGCACTTTTCGTCTAGCGGATTCACCATTTACAGCGATGGCACCAACTGCTCCTTCGTCCTGCGCCCTGCCGGCGtgtcgattccagctgggataaCCTTTGAGGGCTTCGCCGACGCTGACAAAGACCTTGAGCTATGTGCGGACTTAACCGATCACGAAATCATTCGTCAAGTTACGGAGGATTCCGACGACTCTGACACCGTGAACGAAGAGCCATCACCTACCCAGCCAACGAGCTCGGAGTTGACGTGAGCACTGATGACACTATCATCAATGTACAGCAGCAACATGACGTTgactgaaattgaggcagacatgaTCGCGGGCAAGAGGAACGtcgtgcaaaagaaaataggcGACTACTTCGCGCCCAAGTGCTGACCTATGAGGTAGCGCAGGCCACGtcagattttttttataaataaacggctattttcagagccacctaaacGATGTATTGGCTGAATTGCAATGGAAATCTTGTACTCCGGTCATTACCCTCTCAGTCAGCGAAAAATACCTACAAGAAAAGGTGCATTTTCACGTGCATTCGTTTTTGCGGACGTTTTCGTGGTCCCTTGAGGGTCCGGGAAATCGGACGTCGACTGTATTGGCGTCCGGCGCGCAATCATAACGGAATCATCTAACACAATCGTGAGGCTTCCAACACACCACGCCGTGGTCTGAGTGGAGTCTTGTAAACAAACATTGCGGGTGAGACCCGAATACATCAAGATAATATGCATTGCAATATACTAAGAGAAAATTTATCAACGGAAACGCTAAAGCACGACATGACCTTCTGGCATAAGCACACGTGCTCATCTAGAAATGACAATTCCCTCTGCGACAAACAGATGCAGAAGAAATGCTCATTTCTAAAGAAGCAGGCATGGTCATTCCAAAAGGTCATGTCACGCTTTAGTGTTTATTATAATAGGGTTTTCCTTAACATATAAACTTTTAGGGTGCAATGAAATTTATGTCaaaagtttttatttttcactttaCCATTGTTTCTGTGCAAAAAAATTGTGCCGTTTCCTTTTCAATATGCTTTACTTTACTAAATGAAACGTAAAGTTACTTACAGGGCCCCTCAGAAATTTCGGCTTCTCTTTCAGCAGCAGTGGGAGGAGTTCTATTAAGGCAACTGCAAATCGATCTGGAAAAGGATTGTTATTGCAATATCACAGCAATAATATCACAATCACACAGCAATATCACAACAGTAATACAAAGAGAACCTAGAATGACTGAACATACTTTACATACTTACATTTACGGCTATTGCCTTCCAGTTTTTCAAGCTCCTTCTCGAGCTCCTTCACCAGGTCCTTTGTTGAATGGCGAGTTTTCAGTAGCTCCAGAATCCTGGGTCCAAAGTTGTTGAAAAATTCCAACAGCTTTTTTTCCATCTGGATGCTTGTTATTGCTGTAAATTCTTCATGAAGCTATAATCATAGAAGTATATTTAAATTAATTTGCAATTACAAATCTGGGCAACAAGTTTCCAGCTAACATATAAATGAAATGAAGGTCAAAAAGACACTTGGCAGTCAATTCGTCgtagagaaaacaaaaacacacatggGTGTATCTAGATATTTACAGAGCAGGTCCCAATTTTTTTTGGCTGAACACATTAAAAAATTTTTATATCGCGAAGTGGCTTATTTTatcaaaaacaagtttatttGCTTCTGCAGGTGTAGTTGTTGTCAGAATGATACTAACCTAAAAAAAAATGATTCAAATGCAGTTTATGGCATCATTTCAGTGCTTACGTCAGAGTGAATGCGAATGGACAATGCCCAATATACcttgatgcattttcagatttGTCTGAAtttgagcacgaaaaaaaaaattgactcaaATATTGACTCCACtgcaggcctttgtcctgcagtggacgtaatcaggctgatgatgatgattcaaaTTATCAACACTATGTGCCATCTGCTacccaaaattatttttttttttggcaacatcATAAGACATTCTCGAAAATTTCTGTTGTAGCTGACAGCCATCatgagtaaaaaaagaaaaataaatgcaaaaGCAAATATATAAAATTAAGCAGACAAAGTTGTCTCAATGCACAAGTCATTTACTGCAATCTGTTTTGCTATTGCTATTGTGGAATGGTGGCATAAACATGTTATTATTTTACATGTCGGCCAGTGTTTGCCCACTGAAATGAAATCAATTAAAAATGCtttgtcaaacaaacaaaaaataaataaaaaagccagGAGTTAGTGTCAAGTGCTTTCATAACACTGGTAGCGGCTTAGGCTTGTTGGATATTCATGACAGTAGAATACTAGCGCGAGAACACATGGACAGAAGAAGAGTGAACGGCACACTGCACTTGTTACAACATAGTTTATTGCTGCAGCCGTAACATACACCTAATTAAAAAAACACGAAGGTGTGTAACATAATTTTAATTATATACTTGAGGAGTTGCACCTACATGTATTTAAGCGCATGTTACAGCTGCAGCAATAAACTATGTTGCGAGAAGTGCAGTGTGTCGTCCACTCTTTTCTCCATGTGTTTTCGTGCTAGTATTCTACTGCTTTCATAAGCCTGGTAGTCAAGGATTTGGGACTGTATAATGATCGTATCGAACCATCCACGGGACGCTTTTTGGTAAACTTTGTTAGAGTGTGAACATACTTAAATTTTAAAACAGATTTGGAGCCAGTGGTCTGGGAAGCAGAAATATGCTCGAAATAGCTAAGCAGACAGCCTCTTGCTTCCCTGCATGCATTTAACATAAAAATGAGGCTTTAAGTCAgtaaagaatgaatgaataattCCTTAAAAACTTGACCATAGCACTGTTGTGCAAGCAATGCCTGCTTCAATGTAGTACAGCTAAAGACCCACTAACCTGTTCACAAGCTACTTTTGAAAACCTATTCAAGTTTCAAAAAGACAGCTGGTAAATATCGTAAGTGAAAGCATGCAATGCAGATGCTGCATTCACATGATACTGACCATCTCAACATTTCCTAAAGCGGGATACTTTTCAAGTATCTCAGCTGTTGTAGGCACTGTATCTTTCATCCACGACCTCCTAGAAGAGCGTGTCTGCTTCATCGATTCGCTCAATTTCTGGAGGTCCGGAGCACGCTTCGACATCTCTTTGGACATGAATTCCAAGTGTCCCACTAAAACACCTTCATCGTGGTCATCATATGGGATGCTTGTTGTCTaacagggtaaaaaaaaaaagtagaacgaACACTTGTATAAGGCAACCATAGTCTTCCTGGAATTAAGGCAACATGATGCTACCTAGTTATGTCATTAACCCCCCCcccacattttttattttttttaaaatggGGCTTGTTGAAGCAGAAAAAGACAGCTCATGCGGAGTGCCGTTTTAGTGCCAAAACATTTCACTTACTCAAGCGATGATGAAGCCGTAGACTGTTATTAGCGAGCTAAGCCACATGCAAATGTTACTTGTAAAACATTGAAATGAACTTAAAAACAGAAATTGCTACCACGCGGCGTTGCCGTTTAGTTTGTGCAGCAATGGCACTATCTTGAGGTTTCCGTTTTCCATAGACCTCCTTGGCTTCCTGCACAGCAGGCAGAGTACTGAGAGTTCTTCGCATGTACCCGAATTTATACTGGATGGATACTTTCCAAGAGTCCTGCAAATAAGCATATTGGACTTTGGAAGACTATTTACATAGAGATTACGTAGTGGTCTCATTGAAGTTCATGCTACATAAACAAATATTTGAGATAAAAAGAAACATGATGTTAGGTGCAACAcattaaagggacacaaaagagaaacaatgaatTTGTTAAGATTGATAAATTGTGCTCAGAGTTCTATAGCGTAATTTATTTCACCATCATAGGTGTATTGATAGAGGAGAAAATTGAGTtcaaaatttcatttttaaattttgtgtgCACGTGATCTAAAATATTTCAAAGCGTATTGTATTTTGatagtgccattttttgggcttGCTGGTAAATAgaacttgacgacatattgagcgctaagagacagggacatgaGGGAGTGGACAACACAATGCGCTagcttcaacaatttttattttcaggaaacgccAAGCTATATATCCGTGCACAGTGGTGCCACCAGTCTATCCACTAGCCACTTTCCCGATCTAACAggtcaactgacggtgcacttacgcacgtgtcacctttgcgaaagatagcatcagcttcaattatctctcgcacgtctGTATCTTCATGCTTCGCCACAGCAGGCCTGCTGTCAGGTGCTCCTAGAACTATCGCAAACATTCGCAAGCATGATACATTCGCAAGCAGAAACATTCGCAAGCAGAACTATCGCAAGCATGATATCTCGTTAAAGAGCCCTGAGCCTAATTTAGGCATGTGTCAAGttataaaaaaaacttttaagCATCTGCAGGATCCTTCATCCGATGCAAATGAAGCTGCAATCTGCAACCACAACAATAGAGTGTTCTTCACACTTAAAAGTGGGAAGAACACTACGGTTCATAAAAATATATGTTGCTATATCAAGGACACATAATTTTGCACCAACCTATGGCACTGGTCAAACATCATCACTTGTATAGGATTGTGTGTGTTCATAAGTGCAACTTATCTGGtatattcaagcaacaaatatcTTTTTCTTTTCCCACATTTAATTAAATGTGTAGGTAACAAAGTATCACACACATGAGTGTTAATTACCCCTTATGTAATCAGACAATGCGGGCCATCAATGGAAGCCGTACGAGGTTAAACACACTCCAGTAGGGCTCGCATTTCTCACTGACCAAGGCTAATACTCAATATAAAACATTACAGTAAGCACAGACAACAATGCAACGATGATTATGCGATTATGTAGTCTAGATGTTCCGCTGCAGAACTTGAGCCAACGTATGTTTTACTTACTGCTAGACGCATTTCTTCGATGACAGAACACGTGCAAGAACCAGTAGTACACTTCACAAATATTTAACTTTCTTAAAACAAAAAGTAATTTGATAAAACTGTCTCCACGAATAGATAATTGATGTTGCTAGTAAATATGCTATTTAGCATAATTTTACTAGAACAACCTCAGTGTAAAATTTACGACTAAACTAGAGCAAAAATTACCTTTTATGCAACTTTGTCGCCAGCTTTGCAAGCCATTTGACAGTATATGTGTCTCAAACTATTTTTTGTGTGACAGTAAAAGTTTCTGACACTCAAACAATACAAAATATTGCATATCACTAAATGTAGTCTGTTTGTAAAAAAATCCCAAACATTAAAAATTGTGTCCATATTTAAGGTAACATAAAAACCCATGCAAACATAAAAGTTTGTTAAACCTATTTTTAGTAAAAAGCCTACCATCATTCTATAGGAAAAATTTTGTCCTAACTTAATTTGGAAAGACCAGATTTTTTCACTACGCGTGTTACAAGCTAAAGTTTCAAGCTTTCCGAAAAAACTTCATGTGTGGCTTGCTGCTCCCAGTCAGTCAGTGAAGAACTTTGTTTATTGATCCTGAGGACCTTTTTTCACCCAAAAATATTTCGGCGGGCCACTTCTTGCTTTATATGGATGGTCCATTGTTGATATCGCAGATGGTTGAGCGCCAAGGCTCGTACAAGTTGGCGTTGAATGACCCATACAATGACCCATACATTAGCTTACCGACTTACCCAACTCCAACGCACACAAcatttacatgaaaaaaaaaaaatagtgcaaaCCCCGATTCTAATGTGCACTTGTGCTCCTTCACCCCCCCTCCGCCCTCAGATAAAAGGACTTGTTACTTGCTTGTGCTACATTCTATGTTTAGCCTTGTAGCTCTCAAATGTTTGTTTTCGTTCTTTATTCCTAGTTTTCCCATTCACatacattttgcttttttttttattgccatgaAAGCAGATGTTGGTGCACAAATGAGGCACCAGCTACTCCTTAGTTCTAGAAGTGACAAAACATGCCACAAGCCAGGTTCGAAAATTGCACGTAAAATAGTGCATTCCGCGTGACACCAGATTGTTACTAATTAGCATGCAGCACACACAATATACAATTTTAATATC
The sequence above is drawn from the Rhipicephalus microplus isolate Deutch F79 chromosome 3, USDA_Rmic, whole genome shotgun sequence genome and encodes:
- the LOC142803663 gene encoding uncharacterized protein LOC142803663, with product MSTPIQCLVSWKERKKIISINGHTMEDVLAAVKATDFGDVASTGRIEVYNAQFEAYVDPPGNHVFCDGSKIRIITDEAMPHACSTNELLVVSPELEPSTTQPFHGSDYRLPPLPLDLKVAIGNTELGKVSSRTKSRIVSWLSHHLMNFTVYPGRRLYEAASKALVVEYPVLRDTIGTGWTTSIPYDDHDEGVLVGHLEFMSKEMSKRAPDLQKLSESMKQTRSSRRSWMKDTVPTTAEILEKYPALGNVEMLHEEFTAITSIQMEKKLLEFFNNFGPRILELLKTRHSTKDLVKELEKELEKLEGNSRKYRFAVALIELLPLLLKEKPKFLRGPDIYPALCFEGTSIREAEEMTVVFEAFNIHVVDVIAGMTAIMELYWVLDIMYSESNKNTLTLLEYFCGLPSVPRAPLLLRTISSIKS